One part of the Oceanihabitans sp. IOP_32 genome encodes these proteins:
- a CDS encoding tRNA-(ms[2]io[6]A)-hydroxylase codes for MLGLKLPTDPRWVNIVEKNIEDILTDHAFCEQKATSTAISLIVSFPEYTDLVQEMVALVKEEISHFKMVHDIIIKRGWTLGRDRRDDYVVQLLKFFPKGGSRTTQLVNRLLYAALIEARSCERFRLLSEELQDKELAEFYRKLMVSEANHYTMFLGFARQYGNKEEVNRKWQQLLDYESKIMANLGKSETIHG; via the coding sequence CTCGGATTAAAATTGCCAACTGATCCACGATGGGTAAACATCGTAGAAAAAAACATTGAAGACATTCTTACAGACCACGCTTTTTGCGAACAAAAGGCGACGAGCACTGCCATATCATTGATTGTTAGTTTCCCAGAGTATACCGATTTAGTTCAAGAAATGGTCGCCTTAGTTAAAGAAGAAATTAGCCATTTTAAAATGGTTCATGACATTATTATTAAACGCGGTTGGACCTTAGGCAGAGATCGACGTGATGATTATGTGGTACAACTACTAAAGTTTTTCCCTAAAGGCGGGAGTCGAACCACACAATTGGTAAATCGTTTACTCTACGCTGCACTAATTGAAGCTCGGAGTTGTGAACGTTTTAGATTACTTTCGGAGGAATTACAAGATAAAGAATTAGCCGAGTTTTACAGGAAATTAATGGTGAGTGAAGCCAACCATTATACCATGTTTTTAGGATTTGCCAGACAGTATGGCAATAAAGAAGAAGTAAATCGGAAATGGCAACAATTGCTTGATTATGAAAGTAAAATAATGGCTAATTTAGGAAAAAGCGAAACCATTCACGGATAA
- a CDS encoding Ppx/GppA phosphatase family protein: protein MLSIKKYAAIDIGSNAVRLLISNIIEEKGKPVRFRKNALVRVPIRLGADVFIKGKISKENTQRLLDTMLAFKLLMKTHKVEKYKACATSAMRESDNGKKVVDLVLEQAGISIDVIAGEEEAAIIAATDLNKFIDKSKNYLYVDVGGGSSEFSFIHKGKQEASKSFRIGTVRLLNDIVKKETWDELEQWIKTNVKKYEKIDVLGSGGNINKIFKISGKSMGKPLNYFYLTSYYRLLQSYSYEERITELSLNQDRADVIIPAMRIYLSAMKWSGSKYLYVPKIGLADGIIKSIYYETVSSNSQ from the coding sequence ATGCTTTCAATAAAAAAATATGCAGCTATCGATATCGGATCCAATGCTGTAAGATTACTTATATCTAATATTATTGAAGAGAAAGGAAAACCTGTGCGATTTAGAAAAAACGCCTTAGTGCGTGTCCCCATTCGTTTAGGTGCCGATGTTTTCATTAAGGGAAAAATATCTAAAGAAAACACCCAACGTCTTTTAGATACTATGTTGGCTTTTAAGCTTTTAATGAAAACTCATAAAGTAGAGAAATATAAAGCTTGTGCCACTTCGGCGATGCGAGAATCTGATAATGGTAAAAAAGTGGTCGATTTGGTACTTGAGCAAGCTGGTATTAGTATAGATGTTATTGCAGGAGAGGAGGAGGCTGCTATTATTGCCGCAACCGATTTAAATAAATTTATAGATAAAAGTAAAAACTATCTCTATGTAGATGTGGGTGGCGGAAGCTCAGAGTTTAGTTTTATCCACAAAGGCAAGCAAGAAGCTTCAAAATCTTTTAGAATTGGAACCGTAAGGTTGCTTAATGACATTGTTAAAAAGGAGACCTGGGATGAATTAGAGCAGTGGATTAAAACCAATGTTAAAAAATATGAAAAAATTGATGTCTTAGGTTCTGGCGGAAACATAAATAAAATCTTTAAAATATCGGGTAAATCGATGGGTAAACCACTTAATTACTTTTATTTAACCTCCTACTATCGATTACTACAAAGTTACTCTTACGAAGAGCGTATCACAGAGCTTTCCCTTAACCAAGATAGAGCCGATGTTATTATTCCTGCAATGCGTATTTACCTTTCTGCCATGAAATGGAGTGGCTCAAAATACCTCTATGTTCCGAAAATAGGTCTAGCCGATGGTATTATAAAGAGCATATATTATGAAACCGTTTCTAGTAATTCGCAGTAA
- the ppk1 gene encoding polyphosphate kinase 1: MVKTEKHNNDYINREISWLQFNARVLQEASDETVPLIERLRFLGIFSNNLDEFFKVRYATVKRIVQAGKGGKHELGGIKAKALLEIITQTVITQQSESLVVLDTIKAKLEDENIYIIDETQINTLQHDFIRKYFVEHVSPALVTIILNDSIQLPNLKDTGAYLAVRMIMADDKKQFALIEIPKTINRFVVLPKQDGKNYIILIDDLLRYCLGYIFNIFDFKRISAHMIKISRDAELDFESDLSKSFIEKVADSVKDRQIGEPIRFVYDKTIDVDTLEYLMSKMGIDETDSIIPGGRYHNRRDYMNFPSLGRTDLMYSKIEPLPIKGLSFESSIFEAIAVKDYLLYAPYHTFSYIVKFLREAALDPQVKTIKITIYRLAEISHVASSLINAAINGKTVTVSIELQARFDEQANINYAQQMENEGVHLIFGVQGLKVHSKMCVIEREEDHKIKRYGFISTGNFNESTAKLYTDHTLLTSDQSILKDVNKIFSFFEANYKIFKYKHLITSPHNTQKEIFKLINAEIAKARKGEKGRIRLKMNSLSSYVMVDKLYEASRAGVKIQMIIRGICCLIPGVQGMSENIEVISVVDKFLEHSRLYIFGDKDETKVFISSADWMTRNIYHRVEVTCPIYDQELKQEIIDTYAICWSDNVKARLVNAINENEYRKNDKPKVRSQIAIYDYYLKKLQN, translated from the coding sequence ATGGTTAAAACTGAAAAACATAATAATGATTATATAAATCGAGAAATAAGCTGGTTACAATTTAATGCCAGAGTTTTGCAAGAGGCATCGGATGAAACGGTACCTTTAATTGAGCGTTTACGTTTTTTGGGGATTTTTTCGAATAATTTAGATGAGTTTTTTAAAGTAAGATACGCGACCGTTAAACGTATCGTTCAAGCCGGAAAAGGTGGTAAACATGAACTTGGAGGCATTAAGGCCAAAGCATTGCTAGAGATTATAACCCAAACAGTAATTACTCAACAAAGCGAGAGTTTGGTTGTTTTAGATACCATTAAAGCAAAATTAGAAGACGAAAATATTTATATTATTGATGAAACTCAAATCAATACCTTACAACACGATTTTATAAGAAAATACTTTGTAGAACATGTCAGTCCAGCGCTTGTAACCATTATTTTAAACGATTCCATTCAGCTTCCAAACCTAAAAGATACGGGGGCTTATTTAGCAGTTAGAATGATAATGGCGGATGACAAAAAACAATTCGCCTTAATCGAAATACCCAAAACTATAAATCGCTTTGTCGTGTTGCCAAAGCAAGACGGTAAAAACTATATTATTTTAATAGACGACCTATTACGCTATTGTTTAGGATATATCTTTAATATTTTTGATTTTAAACGTATTTCGGCACATATGATAAAAATATCGCGAGATGCCGAATTGGATTTCGAGAGTGATTTAAGTAAAAGTTTTATAGAGAAAGTAGCCGATAGCGTAAAAGACCGGCAAATAGGAGAACCCATAAGATTTGTGTACGATAAAACGATTGATGTCGATACCTTGGAGTATTTAATGTCTAAAATGGGAATAGACGAAACAGACAGTATTATTCCAGGTGGTAGATATCATAATAGAAGAGATTATATGAACTTCCCGAGCTTAGGAAGAACAGATTTAATGTACTCTAAAATAGAACCATTACCTATTAAGGGCCTAAGTTTTGAATCTAGTATCTTCGAGGCCATTGCCGTTAAAGATTATTTACTTTACGCGCCCTATCATACATTTTCTTATATTGTTAAGTTTTTAAGAGAAGCCGCTCTAGATCCTCAAGTAAAAACCATTAAAATTACAATATACAGATTGGCAGAAATTTCGCACGTAGCAAGTTCGCTTATTAATGCTGCAATTAATGGTAAAACCGTAACGGTTTCTATTGAGTTACAAGCACGTTTTGACGAACAAGCCAATATTAATTACGCCCAACAAATGGAAAATGAAGGTGTTCATTTAATTTTTGGAGTTCAAGGGTTAAAAGTGCACAGTAAGATGTGTGTTATAGAGCGTGAAGAAGATCATAAAATTAAACGTTACGGCTTTATTAGCACTGGTAATTTTAACGAGTCTACCGCTAAGCTTTACACCGATCATACGCTTTTAACTTCAGATCAAAGTATTTTAAAAGATGTAAATAAAATCTTTAGTTTTTTTGAAGCCAATTATAAGATTTTTAAATATAAACATTTAATCACCTCACCTCATAATACTCAAAAAGAAATATTTAAACTGATTAATGCAGAAATTGCAAAGGCAAGAAAAGGAGAGAAGGGAAGAATACGCTTAAAAATGAATAGCCTTTCGAGCTATGTGATGGTTGACAAATTATATGAGGCCAGTAGAGCTGGAGTGAAAATACAGATGATAATTAGAGGGATTTGCTGTTTAATTCCTGGAGTTCAAGGTATGAGTGAAAATATAGAAGTAATTAGTGTGGTAGATAAATTTTTAGAACATTCTAGACTTTATATTTTTGGGGATAAGGACGAGACGAAAGTTTTTATTTCTTCAGCAGATTGGATGACTAGAAATATTTATCACAGAGTTGAGGTGACTTGTCCAATCTACGATCAAGAGTTAAAACAGGAAATTATTGACACCTATGCCATTTGTTGGAGCGATAACGTGAAGGCGAGATTAGTTAACGCTATCAATGAAAATGAATACCGAAAAAATGATAAACCAAAAGTAAGGTCGCAAATTGCTATTTACGATTATTACCTAAAAAAGTTACAGAACTAG